A window from Bacteroidota bacterium encodes these proteins:
- a CDS encoding SusC/RagA family TonB-linked outer membrane protein: MLYKKYFQFKIVLLASLCILLSGVIAAQSTDKAVEKLPVSGTIKDAVSNKGLVGIRVTVDGFSATISDESGNFTINVPSYNAEVVISGDGYETRNIPLKGRKTISISLLDDDHYSFQQPLTLPFGKIIQRKTTAAAGSYNANGEWKRPDEIPDALLQGQITGLNSIRRSGTPGVGANLFLRGYNSLFATNKPLVVVDGMLYDMNDYGESIIANNYTNPLALINVQDIDNITVLKDASSIYGVKGGNGAILITTARASQQATKIDASFYTGVNEVPDALPVMNAYNYRTYLGEILQSKGMSSTDIAALPYMSDDTSNAEYYRYHNQTDWQKKIFNSGVNRNFYLKVTGGDNIATYALSVGYMKNEGIIKNTDLTRYNTRFNAAFNFSKRFTGAANLSFTYNEQNLKDQGISDKTAPVFLALTKAPFLTDREVNDKGVFSPNLEDTDVFGVSNPSALIETMQAYNKYYRFQGSFKFQYEITKSLKAATLFGIIYDKVRENVFIPRKGVADDTLSNAIADSRLGSQVKRLFSVFSDSYLEFSKVYNRKHDLAARLGLRYQDNDAEQDYALGFNSATDELVSVQNGVTALRQVGGGIGEWNWMNTYFNVDYSLSQKYFFSLNAAMDGSSRFGQEAENGVAMDGVHFAVLPSASFAWLMSSENFMANSKINLWKFRLSYGLSGNDDIGNYTSRQTYGAQNLLGMQGLVRNGIPNPALQWETSKKFNAGFDLAFMNERVAVSFDMYKSKTSNMLVYEELAAPSGFKNVATNDGSMQNTGWETSVNVRVINSANFKWDIGLNIGNYKNEVLSVPGGSFTTEYAGATILTKNGSDANLFYGYKSMGVFSTTAEATAAGLTKKNIDGSYSSFTAGDIHFEDLDGNKIIDENDRQVIGNPNPDYFGGINTRVAYKRFELNAVVTFTKGNDLYNYVRYRLESASGTNNQLNSVINRWRTEGQVTDMPKATYNDPMGNSSFSSRWIEDGSYLRIRSLSVLYNIPIKEKFVKYTHIYAAANNLLTFTKYMGYDPEFSANPSVFSQGIDTGMDPLYRSFTIGVRVGL, encoded by the coding sequence ATGTTGTATAAAAAATATTTTCAATTTAAGATAGTATTGTTAGCCAGCTTGTGCATTCTGCTCTCGGGAGTTATTGCAGCGCAGAGTACCGACAAAGCAGTTGAGAAGCTACCTGTTTCAGGTACTATTAAAGATGCTGTTTCGAATAAAGGACTGGTAGGTATCCGTGTAACAGTTGATGGATTTTCTGCAACCATTTCAGACGAAAGCGGCAACTTCACTATCAATGTGCCATCTTATAATGCTGAAGTTGTTATCAGCGGTGATGGATACGAAACAAGGAATATACCACTGAAAGGAAGAAAAACAATTTCAATATCATTGCTGGATGATGATCATTATTCATTTCAGCAACCGCTTACATTGCCTTTTGGTAAAATAATACAACGCAAAACAACAGCAGCGGCCGGTAGTTATAATGCAAATGGTGAATGGAAACGTCCTGACGAAATACCTGATGCTTTACTACAGGGACAAATAACAGGGTTAAATTCTATCCGCAGATCGGGTACACCGGGTGTGGGTGCTAACCTTTTTCTCCGTGGATACAATTCTTTGTTTGCTACTAATAAGCCCCTGGTTGTTGTAGATGGTATGTTGTATGATATGAATGATTATGGCGAAAGCATTATTGCAAATAATTATACAAATCCGCTTGCATTGATCAATGTGCAGGATATCGATAATATCACAGTGCTGAAAGATGCATCTTCTATTTATGGAGTAAAAGGTGGTAATGGTGCAATATTGATCACCACAGCAAGAGCCAGCCAGCAGGCAACAAAGATCGATGCGTCTTTTTATACAGGGGTTAATGAAGTGCCGGATGCATTGCCTGTTATGAATGCGTACAACTACAGAACTTACCTGGGCGAAATTTTGCAAAGCAAAGGAATGTCATCAACTGATATTGCTGCCCTTCCTTATATGAGTGATGATACTTCGAATGCAGAATACTACCGCTATCACAATCAAACCGACTGGCAGAAGAAAATTTTTAACAGTGGGGTAAACAGGAATTTCTATTTGAAAGTAACAGGAGGTGATAATATTGCCACTTACGCTTTGAGTGTTGGCTATATGAAAAATGAAGGGATCATTAAGAATACAGATCTTACGAGGTACAACACCCGGTTTAACGCGGCTTTTAATTTTTCAAAACGATTTACAGGTGCCGCTAATCTTTCTTTTACATATAATGAACAAAACCTGAAAGACCAGGGTATATCTGATAAAACAGCACCCGTTTTTCTTGCATTGACGAAGGCTCCCTTTCTTACTGACAGAGAGGTAAATGATAAAGGTGTTTTCTCTCCAAATCTTGAAGACACAGATGTATTTGGAGTAAGTAATCCATCTGCCCTGATAGAAACCATGCAGGCATATAATAAATATTACCGCTTCCAGGGTTCATTCAAATTTCAGTATGAAATAACTAAATCGCTGAAAGCTGCTACTTTATTTGGGATCATTTACGATAAAGTAAGAGAAAATGTTTTTATTCCAAGGAAAGGTGTAGCTGATGATACATTAAGTAATGCAATTGCTGACAGCCGTCTCGGTTCACAGGTAAAAAGATTATTTAGTGTGTTCAGTGATTCTTACCTGGAGTTTAGTAAAGTGTATAATCGCAAGCATGACCTTGCCGCAAGACTGGGTTTAAGATACCAGGATAATGATGCAGAACAGGATTATGCATTAGGCTTTAACTCTGCCACTGATGAATTGGTAAGTGTGCAGAATGGTGTAACTGCATTGCGCCAGGTCGGTGGTGGAATAGGAGAGTGGAACTGGATGAATACCTATTTTAATGTTGATTACAGTTTGAGTCAAAAATATTTCTTCTCATTGAATGCGGCGATGGATGGTTCATCACGTTTTGGCCAGGAGGCAGAAAATGGTGTTGCCATGGATGGTGTACATTTTGCCGTTTTACCTTCTGCATCTTTTGCCTGGTTGATGTCATCGGAAAATTTCATGGCTAATTCAAAGATCAATCTCTGGAAATTCAGGTTATCGTATGGCTTATCAGGCAACGATGATATCGGAAACTATACAAGCCGTCAGACTTATGGGGCACAGAACTTACTGGGCATGCAGGGCCTTGTACGCAATGGAATACCTAATCCAGCTTTACAGTGGGAAACAAGTAAAAAGTTTAATGCTGGTTTTGACCTTGCATTCATGAATGAAAGAGTTGCTGTCAGTTTTGATATGTATAAATCAAAAACAAGTAACATGCTGGTGTACGAAGAACTTGCGGCACCTTCAGGATTTAAAAATGTTGCTACCAATGATGGCAGTATGCAAAACACAGGATGGGAAACATCAGTGAATGTTCGGGTAATTAATAGTGCAAATTTTAAATGGGATATTGGTCTCAATATTGGCAACTACAAAAATGAAGTACTTTCAGTACCGGGCGGCAGCTTTACTACAGAGTATGCAGGTGCAACTATTCTTACAAAGAATGGAAGCGATGCTAATCTTTTTTATGGTTATAAAAGCATGGGAGTTTTCAGCACTACTGCTGAAGCAACAGCGGCCGGTTTAACAAAGAAAAACATTGATGGTTCTTATAGCTCATTCACAGCCGGGGATATTCACTTCGAGGATTTAGATGGTAACAAAATAATTGATGAAAATGACAGGCAGGTGATTGGCAACCCTAATCCTGATTATTTCGGAGGCATTAATACAAGAGTAGCTTATAAAAGATTTGAGTTAAACGCAGTGGTCACTTTCACTAAAGGAAATGATCTATATAATTATGTACGCTACCGGTTGGAATCAGCAAGTGGTACAAACAATCAATTGAACAGTGTAATAAACAGGTGGAGAACCGAAGGCCAGGTAACCGATATGCCAAAAGCTACTTATAATGACCCAATGGGCAATAGCAGTTTCAGCAGCCGGTGGATTGAAGATGGATCTTATTTAAGAATACGTTCTTTATCTGTTTTGTATAATATACCTATTAAAGAAAAATTTGTAAAGTATACTCATATATATGCAGCAGCAAACAACCTGCTCACTTTTACAAAATATATGGGATATGATCCCGAGTTCAGTGCTAACCCAAGTGTTTTCTCACAGGGAATTGACACAGGGATGGATCCTTTATACAGGTCATTTACAATTGGTGTGAGAGTTGGATTATAA
- a CDS encoding fasciclin domain-containing protein, protein MKRKLLFAGLLSIIVIMMFMPACKKTALVTNTTDDVNIVGYLDKYPDSFSLFKQILDRTGNSSFLNAYGAYTCFAPTNSGVRTYLQKIGAASVDDADLNTLKDMVRLHLLEDTLYTGSFTDGKLPVITMYGQYLVTSVVTNGGVSSYTVNRQALVTQSNIRVGNGVIHVIDNVLIPATKTLAKQLEEKPEFSIFVQALQATGYYTRLNTVNPDPSLKWYTVFAESNQALADSGITSYNALKAKYSQTGNPALPNDSLNMYVAYHITTNIKFLGDIITVPTHSTLLPQEVLTVKLINQDVILNQDVFNDILEIGITLDRPKSDNAASNGVWHYAKAHFMVKYRKPTAVYWDVSSFEEIKKLPAFYKRATRDFTRLTEADNPIKDHYWGWGPLASTNFLQYQYSTSSSVTNFSVNNDVNMLPLGSPSRPTYWEMRTPPVIKGRYKVWICYSWQKQSASSNQLCQVYVNGVLMQRTMNFTEARPLGTDAELEAIGWKRYIENTGTGTRQAARQVGVIDFTTTQQQTIRITPIAGTQNNNNLDMIHFIPVDENQILPRFRPDGTKIYL, encoded by the coding sequence ATGAAAAGGAAATTATTATTTGCCGGTTTATTAAGCATCATCGTAATCATGATGTTTATGCCGGCTTGTAAAAAAACAGCACTGGTTACTAATACTACCGACGACGTGAATATTGTCGGTTATCTTGATAAGTACCCGGACTCGTTTTCACTGTTCAAGCAAATCCTTGACAGAACAGGAAATTCTTCTTTTCTGAATGCATACGGTGCTTATACCTGCTTTGCACCTACCAATTCGGGAGTACGAACCTACCTGCAGAAGATCGGCGCAGCATCTGTTGATGATGCAGATCTGAATACACTGAAAGATATGGTACGTCTTCACCTGTTGGAAGATACATTATATACAGGCTCATTTACTGATGGTAAACTCCCGGTAATTACAATGTACGGACAGTATCTTGTTACATCCGTTGTTACTAATGGCGGTGTTTCAAGTTACACTGTCAATCGCCAGGCCCTGGTAACTCAGTCAAACATCAGGGTTGGTAATGGAGTTATACATGTTATCGATAATGTTTTAATTCCTGCAACAAAAACACTTGCAAAACAATTAGAGGAGAAACCAGAGTTCTCCATTTTTGTACAGGCATTGCAGGCAACCGGCTATTATACAAGATTGAATACAGTAAATCCTGATCCTTCTTTAAAATGGTATACTGTTTTTGCTGAGAGCAACCAGGCACTTGCCGATAGTGGCATCACGAGTTACAATGCATTAAAAGCAAAATATTCACAAACCGGTAACCCGGCATTGCCGAATGACAGCCTGAATATGTATGTAGCTTATCATATCACAACGAATATAAAATTCCTTGGGGATATTATAACAGTTCCTACTCACAGTACTTTACTTCCGCAAGAGGTATTGACTGTAAAACTGATCAACCAGGATGTAATACTTAACCAGGACGTATTTAATGATATTCTTGAAATTGGAATTACTCTTGACAGACCAAAAAGTGATAACGCAGCATCAAATGGAGTATGGCATTATGCCAAAGCACATTTTATGGTTAAATACAGAAAACCAACAGCAGTGTATTGGGATGTTTCATCGTTTGAGGAAATAAAAAAATTACCTGCATTCTACAAAAGAGCTACCAGGGATTTTACGAGATTAACAGAAGCTGACAACCCTATCAAAGATCATTATTGGGGTTGGGGTCCTTTAGCAAGTACAAATTTTTTACAATATCAATATTCAACATCAAGCTCTGTTACGAACTTTAGTGTAAATAACGACGTGAACATGCTGCCATTGGGATCACCCAGTCGCCCCACTTATTGGGAGATGAGAACACCACCAGTTATTAAAGGAAGATATAAAGTCTGGATCTGTTATTCCTGGCAAAAACAATCAGCTAGTTCCAATCAGCTCTGCCAGGTTTATGTAAACGGGGTGCTGATGCAACGGACCATGAATTTTACAGAGGCCCGACCTTTAGGCACGGATGCAGAACTGGAAGCAATTGGTTGGAAACGTTATATTGAAAATACAGGTACCGGCACCCGGCAGGCAGCAAGACAAGTTGGTGTTATAGATTTTACGACCACACAACAACAGACGATAAGAATAACGCCAATTGCCGGAACACAGAACAATAATAACCTTGACATGATACATTTTATCCCGGTAGATGAGAATCAGATTTTACCCAGGTTCAGACCAGATGGTACTAAAATATACCTGTAA
- a CDS encoding fasciclin domain-containing protein produces the protein MRISKWLNAGSIVFVLILASSSCKKMTDEHNAITNSDLENSLYEKISNTPELSLFASYLNQTGYDKLLSASGNYTVFAPVNAVFTSLSDPSVLTDPDKLKKLIGNHIAYQLYRTTAVTSTTRIAMVGGKYNNMLQNKIGDANITSADKIAANGILQITNNVLPYLNNCWEFLSTADAPVKQSTYMLSLFQKVFDTTNAVVIGVDPNTGAPIYQPGTDSVFTNLYWNKVYDLRDEKKQYTFFILTDNAWDPEINKFRPYYATSSVDSTTKATSWSVIADFAVEGVYDPATVPDTILSKFNTKVPVTLSQIVKTYKTSNGIVYIMSKIDVQPSSKFKPILIEAENYTGTSHDRRNNTYFRDRFSSVSGKNFRDVLVLNHGVALFNIRYNLTDVPSIRYKAYWVAVNDFQTVTHTQKLGIGDPNSATFAYTTVPLNSFTEVFLGEFVMPGYRPSFNIYLTAANSTTNTANPLVCDYIRLVPVP, from the coding sequence ATGCGAATAAGTAAATGGTTAAATGCAGGCAGTATTGTTTTTGTATTGATATTGGCATCATCAAGTTGTAAAAAAATGACAGATGAGCATAATGCAATTACAAACAGCGATCTTGAAAACAGCTTGTATGAGAAAATAAGCAATACCCCGGAATTGAGTCTTTTTGCAAGCTATCTCAATCAAACCGGGTATGATAAATTGCTTTCTGCCTCGGGTAATTATACCGTTTTTGCCCCGGTGAATGCAGTTTTTACATCATTGAGTGACCCTTCAGTTCTTACCGATCCGGATAAACTTAAAAAACTTATCGGTAATCATATAGCATACCAGCTCTATCGTACCACTGCTGTTACAAGCACTACACGCATAGCAATGGTTGGTGGCAAGTATAATAATATGCTGCAAAATAAGATTGGCGATGCTAACATTACATCAGCTGATAAGATTGCTGCCAATGGTATACTGCAGATCACAAACAATGTGCTGCCTTATCTTAATAATTGCTGGGAGTTTTTGAGCACAGCCGATGCACCGGTAAAGCAAAGCACTTATATGCTTTCGCTTTTTCAAAAAGTTTTTGATACAACCAATGCAGTAGTGATCGGAGTTGATCCAAACACAGGTGCCCCTATTTATCAGCCGGGTACAGATTCTGTGTTTACCAATCTTTATTGGAATAAAGTGTATGATCTGCGTGATGAAAAAAAGCAATACACATTTTTTATACTTACCGATAATGCATGGGATCCCGAAATAAATAAGTTTCGTCCTTATTATGCAACAAGCTCAGTTGATAGCACAACAAAAGCTACGAGCTGGAGTGTGATAGCTGATTTTGCAGTAGAGGGTGTATATGATCCCGCAACTGTACCAGATACCATTCTTTCTAAGTTTAATACCAAAGTACCAGTTACCCTTTCGCAGATCGTAAAAACATATAAGACCAGCAACGGCATTGTTTATATTATGAGTAAAATAGATGTACAACCTTCAAGCAAGTTTAAACCAATATTAATAGAAGCTGAAAATTATACTGGAACAAGTCATGACCGTCGCAACAATACTTATTTCAGGGACCGATTTAGTAGTGTTTCAGGAAAAAATTTCCGTGATGTATTAGTATTAAATCATGGTGTTGCACTTTTCAATATCCGTTATAATCTGACTGATGTGCCATCTATCCGTTACAAAGCATATTGGGTGGCAGTCAACGATTTTCAAACAGTAACTCATACCCAAAAACTTGGGATCGGTGACCCTAACTCAGCAACATTCGCTTATACGACTGTGCCCTTAAATAGTTTCACTGAAGTTTTCCTGGGAGAATTTGTAATGCCGGGCTATAGACCAAGTTTCAATATTTATTTAACGGCAGCGAATTCTACAACCAATACAGCTAATCCATTGGTATGTGATTATATAAGATTGGTACCTGTACCTTAA
- a CDS encoding RagB/SusD family nutrient uptake outer membrane protein → MKKIFVYSLLLTFTVFSFSCKKWLELKPQDGIIKEEFWKTKEQVNASVIGIYASMMESATGNYGTTTYLPSLSEQLFLWGESRADNIATSTFTSSDDIEIVNVNTQPTNVNVNWRPFYRIINLCNTVLEKAPEVLTLDNTFTQAKLDNYLSEAYAIRALMYFYLARSFGEVPLKLDATLTDENIQPLAKSTQAVVLDQIVTDLKTAEAKAVTTFGDAASDKGRITKYTVNTILADVYLWMDKYTECIAECNKVINSQRYGLIRGATLNGTVVDYNPEWFNTLYYNGNSNEGIFELQFDVQKLNPYFPIFSSTFSSRHWVMHPLIMDRVFTIDITNDQNYDIRADGASVRAATSSIWKYVGASATALRSVDQSYAHWFFYRYADILLMKAEALNEAGQGAEALNLIYTIRRRANALTATDLTPSASDKSLIQDFILNERAREFCFEGKRWYDILRFSKRNNYARIGFLLNSVSTSVPSNLQQSAQAKMQDHNSHYFPIYLFELQTNGLLVQNPFYR, encoded by the coding sequence ATGAAAAAAATATTTGTTTATTCTTTACTGCTCACATTCACGGTTTTTTCTTTCAGTTGTAAAAAATGGCTGGAACTGAAACCGCAGGATGGTATCATCAAAGAAGAATTTTGGAAAACAAAAGAACAGGTGAATGCTTCAGTGATCGGCATCTATGCTTCGATGATGGAAAGTGCAACCGGTAACTACGGTACGACAACTTACCTCCCTTCACTGTCCGAGCAATTATTTTTATGGGGCGAAAGCCGTGCTGATAATATTGCAACTTCTACATTTACCAGCAGCGATGATATTGAAATAGTAAATGTAAATACCCAACCAACGAATGTAAATGTAAACTGGCGTCCTTTTTATCGTATCATCAACCTCTGTAATACAGTTCTCGAAAAAGCTCCGGAAGTGCTAACTCTCGATAATACATTTACACAAGCCAAACTTGATAATTACCTGAGTGAAGCATATGCCATCCGGGCATTGATGTATTTCTATCTGGCAAGAAGTTTTGGTGAAGTACCATTGAAACTGGATGCAACATTGACTGATGAAAATATTCAGCCCCTAGCAAAATCAACACAGGCGGTAGTATTAGATCAGATCGTCACTGATTTGAAAACGGCTGAAGCAAAAGCTGTTACAACTTTCGGTGACGCGGCATCTGATAAAGGACGTATTACTAAATATACGGTTAACACCATTCTTGCTGATGTTTACCTGTGGATGGATAAATACACAGAGTGTATAGCAGAATGTAATAAAGTGATCAATTCTCAGCGTTATGGATTGATTCGCGGTGCTACACTTAATGGAACTGTTGTAGATTATAATCCTGAGTGGTTTAACACCCTTTATTATAATGGTAATTCAAACGAAGGAATATTTGAACTACAGTTTGATGTACAGAAGTTAAATCCATACTTCCCGATATTTTCATCCACCTTTAGCAGCCGCCATTGGGTAATGCATCCGTTAATAATGGATAGAGTCTTTACGATCGATATTACCAACGATCAGAATTATGATATACGTGCCGATGGAGCTTCTGTAAGAGCTGCTACAAGTTCAATATGGAAATATGTTGGAGCAAGTGCTACTGCACTCCGTTCGGTTGATCAAAGCTATGCTCACTGGTTTTTTTACCGCTATGCAGATATTTTATTAATGAAAGCAGAAGCTTTAAATGAAGCAGGGCAAGGCGCTGAAGCATTGAACCTGATCTATACCATTCGTAGAAGAGCCAATGCTTTGACCGCAACAGATCTTACACCATCTGCGTCCGACAAAAGCCTGATACAAGATTTTATTTTAAATGAACGTGCAAGAGAATTTTGCTTTGAAGGCAAACGCTGGTACGATATATTACGTTTTTCAAAACGTAATAACTATGCCCGGATAGGGTTCTTACTAAACTCAGTTTCTACGAGTGTACCTTCCAACCTGCAACAATCGGCCCAGGCAAAAATGCAGGATCACAATAGTCATTATTTTCCAATATATCTTTTTGAACTACAAACAAACGGTTTACTAGTACAAAATCCATTTTACCGATAA